Proteins encoded within one genomic window of Variovorax sp. OAS795:
- a CDS encoding RHS repeat-associated core domain-containing protein, with product MCTPNPILPATAEKFRSEPDFTDSGPAPLSFVRTYRSTWGTDAARPVGPLGKAWSHNHAMALTVTPAVSPTAVSITTGEGFLRTFFKATGAATWSATNSADTLNQNGDGSWSYRRADDDTTLSFTANGKLQTLAPRNGWATVFTYNGAGQLTTIGNGFGRTLALAYNAAGQLASVTTPDLRVIGYAYDSVGRLSVVTYPDAKTRTFLYENIAFPQALTGILDETGARFATFAYDSQGRAIDSALAGTVDRYQVSYPTASSASILDPLGTSRSYNYSTTKGKLAVTGGSLPSGTGESDASARTQDANGLITSETDFKGMVTTTTWDVARRLPTTVVHAAGTPEAQTVTTQWHPTFSLPALVTEAGRTTAYTYDALGNTLSKTVTDTATHQARLWQWTYNAQQLVASATEPNGAATSYTYDPRGNVLTATNALGHATTYTYDNANRVASTTAPNGLVTTYTYDLRDRLLTQSVGGQTTTLTYKPYGSVQTLTLPTGLVLTYSHDAAHRLTGWSNNRGESGTYTLDGMGNRTAEQIKDSAASVAWNAARTINAINRLSAQTEGPNQANSFGYDANGELTRTTNGLNQSTQYGLDGLRRVKAVTDAANATATLQYNALDAVTEAKDFKGVATTYARDALGNATAEASADTGGASTQYDTLGLPSRLTDALGQATTITRDALGRPTGLVFADGKTTTLRYDLSANSKGYLSEIVDRSGTTEYTRDGFGRVTLKKQTLANGSVQQVSYSYNPNGTLASIGYPNGGGLLTHSYDATGRLTGLSLNGNPLVTGIAWNPLGQPTAWTWAFASPSLAASRSYDTAGRMTATEFSSYVYDAAGRITSLTQQLYAPGDTDPTHSSVAASNITWTVGYNAVGRITGFNATGSTAGFGYDANGNRSTSTRVLGTQSTSRSYTVGATSNRLAGFTQSINGASSTSVAYGYNANGDLVSDGLRSYTYDAEGRLAAATTGATDVSPTTRYAHNALGQRVFKTEPLYPPGQGDEADPGFMQSLIAFFTKLWSPATNQAEQLGYAYVYDEQGTLIAEAGSGGANSGGQASYFYLPTANGPVPIAAVINGATYAVHSDHLNTPRRLSNASGQAVWQWSYSAFGEEKPTIAKNRFANLDTTPNPGTTSVSAVKFNLRYPGQYADEESGLFYNYFRSYDARTGRYSQPDPMGLKGGWNQFGYVGANPLIYLDPTGLEKLVLAGPRDFALQGSAASDPDIPGTLTLYGHGNDSAIADQRNGLTKALGPKEAADLIRTSGLWQPSMPITVKACYVGADNGFNQKLADQLGVPVTGPDGYLEMLPRMSGGYGFGGIWGWYWGGFKGSPGRWVTRSPRK from the coding sequence ATGTGCACCCCCAACCCCATCCTGCCTGCCACAGCCGAGAAATTCCGCTCCGAACCCGACTTCACGGATAGCGGCCCGGCGCCGCTGTCCTTCGTTCGCACCTACCGCAGCACCTGGGGCACCGACGCAGCGCGCCCGGTTGGCCCCCTTGGTAAGGCCTGGTCGCACAACCACGCAATGGCCCTTACCGTCACCCCTGCCGTCAGTCCGACCGCGGTCTCCATCACCACCGGCGAAGGTTTCCTTCGCACCTTCTTCAAGGCCACTGGCGCCGCGACCTGGAGCGCCACCAACAGCGCCGACACGCTCAACCAGAACGGCGATGGCTCCTGGTCATACCGCCGCGCCGACGACGACACCACCTTGAGCTTCACGGCCAACGGCAAGCTGCAGACCCTCGCACCACGCAACGGCTGGGCCACCGTCTTCACCTACAACGGGGCCGGCCAGCTCACTACCATCGGCAATGGCTTCGGCCGCACCCTGGCGCTGGCCTACAACGCCGCAGGCCAATTGGCGAGCGTCACCACCCCCGACCTGCGCGTCATTGGCTACGCCTACGACAGCGTAGGGCGCCTCTCGGTCGTCACGTACCCCGACGCGAAGACCCGCACCTTCCTCTACGAGAACATCGCCTTCCCGCAGGCCCTGACCGGCATCCTCGACGAGACCGGCGCGCGCTTCGCCACCTTCGCCTACGACAGCCAGGGTCGCGCCATCGACTCGGCACTGGCCGGCACGGTCGACCGCTACCAGGTCAGCTACCCAACCGCGAGCAGCGCCTCGATCCTTGACCCCCTCGGCACCAGCCGCAGCTACAACTACAGCACCACCAAGGGCAAGCTCGCAGTCACAGGCGGCTCATTGCCCTCCGGCACAGGAGAGTCGGATGCATCGGCGCGCACCCAAGACGCCAACGGCCTGATCACCTCCGAGACCGACTTCAAAGGCATGGTCACCACCACCACCTGGGACGTCGCCCGGCGCCTGCCCACCACGGTGGTCCATGCCGCCGGCACCCCCGAAGCCCAGACCGTCACCACCCAGTGGCACCCCACCTTCTCGCTGCCCGCGCTGGTGACAGAGGCAGGCCGCACCACCGCCTACACCTACGACGCCCTGGGCAACACCCTGTCCAAGACCGTCACCGACACCGCCACCCACCAGGCCCGCCTCTGGCAGTGGACCTACAACGCCCAGCAACTGGTGGCGAGTGCGACTGAACCCAACGGCGCGGCCACCAGCTACACCTACGACCCCCGCGGCAACGTCCTCACCGCGACCAACGCCCTGGGCCACGCCACCACCTACACCTACGACAACGCCAACCGCGTGGCCAGCACAACCGCCCCCAACGGCCTCGTCACCACCTACACCTACGACCTGCGCGATCGCCTCTTGACCCAGAGCGTCGGCGGCCAGACCACCACGCTCACCTACAAGCCCTACGGCAGCGTCCAGACCCTCACGCTGCCCACCGGCCTCGTGCTCACCTACAGCCACGACGCCGCCCACCGCCTCACCGGCTGGAGCAACAACCGCGGCGAGAGCGGCACCTACACCCTGGACGGCATGGGCAACCGCACCGCCGAGCAGATCAAGGACAGCGCCGCCAGCGTGGCCTGGAACGCCGCGCGCACCATCAACGCCATCAACCGCCTGAGCGCCCAGACCGAAGGCCCCAACCAGGCCAACTCCTTCGGCTACGACGCCAACGGCGAACTCACCCGCACCACCAACGGCCTGAACCAGAGCACCCAGTACGGCCTGGACGGCCTGCGCCGCGTCAAGGCCGTCACCGATGCGGCCAACGCCACCGCCACCCTCCAGTACAACGCCCTGGACGCCGTCACCGAGGCCAAGGACTTCAAGGGCGTGGCCACCACCTACGCGCGCGACGCCCTGGGCAACGCCACCGCCGAGGCCAGCGCCGACACCGGCGGCGCCAGCACCCAGTACGACACCCTGGGCCTGCCCAGCCGGCTCACCGACGCCCTGGGCCAGGCCACCACCATCACCCGCGATGCCCTGGGCCGCCCCACCGGCCTCGTCTTCGCCGACGGCAAGACCACCACCCTGCGCTACGACCTCTCTGCCAACAGCAAGGGCTACCTCTCGGAGATCGTCGACCGCAGCGGCACCACCGAGTACACCCGCGACGGCTTCGGGCGCGTCACGCTGAAGAAGCAGACACTCGCGAATGGCAGCGTGCAGCAGGTCAGCTACAGCTACAACCCGAACGGCACATTGGCCAGCATCGGCTACCCCAACGGCGGCGGGCTGCTCACCCACAGCTACGACGCCACCGGCCGCCTCACCGGCCTGAGCCTGAACGGCAATCCTCTGGTCACCGGCATCGCCTGGAACCCGCTGGGCCAGCCCACCGCATGGACCTGGGCCTTCGCCAGCCCGAGCCTGGCCGCCAGCCGCAGCTACGACACCGCGGGTCGCATGACCGCCACCGAGTTCAGCAGCTACGTCTACGACGCCGCCGGGCGCATCACCAGCCTGACCCAGCAGCTCTATGCACCAGGCGACACCGACCCCACCCACAGCAGCGTTGCCGCGAGCAATATCACCTGGACCGTGGGCTACAACGCCGTGGGCCGCATCACCGGCTTCAACGCCACCGGCAGCACCGCCGGCTTCGGCTACGACGCCAACGGCAACCGAAGCACCAGCACGAGAGTGCTCGGCACCCAGAGCACCAGCCGCAGCTACACCGTGGGCGCCACCAGCAACCGCCTGGCCGGCTTCACCCAGAGCATCAACGGCGCCAGCAGCACCAGCGTGGCCTACGGCTACAACGCCAACGGCGACCTCGTGAGCGACGGGCTTCGCAGCTACACCTACGACGCCGAAGGCCGCCTGGCCGCGGCCACCACCGGCGCCACCGACGTGAGCCCGACCACGCGCTACGCGCACAACGCGCTGGGCCAGCGCGTGTTCAAGACCGAGCCGCTGTACCCGCCGGGCCAGGGCGACGAAGCCGACCCCGGCTTCATGCAGAGCCTGATCGCGTTCTTCACGAAGCTGTGGAGCCCCGCCACGAACCAGGCCGAGCAGCTGGGCTATGCCTATGTCTACGACGAGCAGGGCACCTTGATCGCGGAGGCGGGCAGCGGCGGGGCGAACAGCGGGGGGCAGGCCAGCTACTTCTACCTGCCGACGGCCAATGGGCCGGTGCCGATCGCGGCGGTGATCAACGGGGCCACGTATGCGGTGCACAGCGATCACCTGAACACGCCGAGACGCCTGAGCAATGCCAGCGGGCAAGCCGTCTGGCAGTGGAGCTACAGCGCGTTCGGGGAGGAGAAGCCGACGATTGCGAAGAACAGGTTCGCGAACCTGGACACGACACCCAACCCGGGGACCACCAGCGTCTCGGCGGTGAAGTTCAACCTGCGCTATCCGGGGCAGTATGCGGATGAGGAGAGCGGGCTGTTCTACAACTACTTCAGGAGCTATGACGCGAGGACGGGGCGGTACAGCCAGCCGGATCCCATGGGGCTGAAAGGCGGGTGGAACCAGTTTGGGTATGTTGGGGCGAATCCCTTAATCTATCTCGATCCAACGGGTTTAGAGAAGCTTGTGCTCGCTGGCCCACGCGACTTTGCATTGCAAGGTTCGGCCGCATCTGATCCTGACATTCCTGGAACCCTCACCTTGTACGGTCATGGGAACGACTCCGCAATTGCCGATCAGAGAAACGGATTGACTAAGGCTTTGGGTCCAAAGGAGGCAGCCGACCTCATTAGAACTTCTGGGCTGTGGCAGCCAAGTATGCCGATAACCGTCAAAGCCTGTTACGTCGGCGCTGACAACGGATTCAATCAGAAACTAGCTGATCAACTTGGAGTACCTGTCACTGGGCCAGATGGCTATCTAGAAATGCTACCTCGCATGAGCGGGGGGTATGGATTCGGTGGCATCTGGGGCTGGTATTGGGGAGGCTTTAAGGGATCTCCAGGGCGTTGGGTAACACGTAGTCCAAGGAAGTGA